From the Maioricimonas rarisocia genome, one window contains:
- a CDS encoding ATP-dependent helicase gives MVDTPDALDAVLERLNPEQRRAAVHGDGPLLIIAGAGTGKTTTLAHRVACLIARGVAPERILLLTFTRRASAEMLRRVDGILRELEHHAGNEAGTTAVATRSAAARKVWGGTFHAIATRLLRRHGKLAGLPPEFTILDRSDSEDLMHVIREELELSKSESRFPLKGTCMSIYSRTVNTQWPLRKVLKESFPWCEEHEDKLKQLFSAYVDRKDAHAVMDYDDLLLFWQALMRHEEAAAQVRKKFDCVLVDEYQDTNVVQANILKGMCPDGQGLTVVGDDAQSIYSFRAATVRNILDFPEQHPGTSVVKLEQNYRSTEPILEATNRVIAAAKERHEKDLWSERSQGEPPRLVFCEDEEEQTDFLIDRILAHREDGLSLTRQAVLFRASHHSIALEVELSRRNIPFHKFGGLKFVETAHVKDTLAFLRLAENPRDIVSGHRMLVLIPGIGQRRARQLMETLAEKRFDFRAWKEVNPPKAAKTDWPLFVALMIGLTQPESRRGNLGDQIGRVRRFYAPLLERKYDNARSRLKDLEQLEIVAGRFKDRSQFITEMSLDPPSSTQDLAEDPHLDEDYLILSTIHSAKGLEWDTVYVIHAADGNIPSDMSTDSPEQIEEERRLFYVALTRAKDWLYVTVPQRYYFHGRYRGDAHSYAQPTRFLTKDATACFEQTTAGVRSEEDEGDDAATGLDSSDIRQGIKDIWS, from the coding sequence ATGGTCGACACACCCGACGCTCTGGATGCGGTTCTGGAGCGACTCAACCCGGAGCAGCGCCGTGCCGCCGTGCACGGCGACGGGCCACTGCTGATCATCGCCGGAGCCGGCACCGGCAAGACGACGACGCTGGCTCACCGGGTCGCCTGCCTCATCGCCCGTGGTGTCGCTCCCGAACGGATTCTGCTGCTCACCTTCACCCGTCGCGCCTCCGCCGAGATGCTTCGCCGCGTGGACGGCATTCTGCGCGAACTCGAACACCACGCGGGCAACGAGGCGGGCACGACCGCTGTGGCGACTCGCTCGGCCGCTGCCCGAAAAGTCTGGGGCGGGACATTTCACGCGATCGCCACCCGACTGCTGCGTCGCCATGGGAAGCTGGCCGGACTCCCGCCCGAGTTCACGATTCTCGACCGCAGCGATTCCGAAGACCTGATGCACGTCATCCGGGAGGAACTCGAACTCTCCAAAAGCGAAAGCCGGTTTCCGCTCAAGGGGACCTGCATGAGCATCTACAGCCGGACGGTCAATACGCAGTGGCCGCTCCGCAAGGTGCTCAAGGAATCGTTCCCCTGGTGTGAGGAACACGAGGACAAGCTCAAGCAGCTCTTCAGCGCCTACGTCGACCGCAAGGATGCCCACGCGGTCATGGATTACGACGACCTGCTGCTGTTCTGGCAGGCGCTGATGCGGCACGAAGAAGCGGCCGCCCAGGTCCGCAAGAAGTTCGACTGCGTCCTCGTCGACGAGTATCAGGACACGAACGTCGTGCAGGCGAACATCCTCAAGGGGATGTGCCCCGACGGACAGGGACTGACGGTCGTCGGCGACGATGCCCAGTCGATCTACTCGTTCCGGGCCGCGACGGTGCGGAACATCCTCGACTTTCCGGAACAGCATCCCGGCACGTCGGTCGTCAAACTCGAACAGAACTACCGCAGTACTGAGCCGATCCTCGAAGCGACCAATCGCGTCATCGCCGCCGCGAAGGAACGCCACGAGAAGGATCTCTGGTCGGAACGAAGCCAGGGAGAACCGCCACGACTGGTTTTCTGCGAGGACGAGGAGGAGCAGACCGATTTCCTGATCGATCGCATCCTGGCTCATCGGGAAGACGGCCTCTCCCTCACCCGCCAGGCGGTACTGTTCCGGGCCTCGCATCACAGTATCGCGCTTGAAGTCGAGCTGTCCCGGCGGAACATTCCGTTTCACAAGTTTGGCGGGCTCAAGTTCGTCGAAACGGCACACGTCAAGGATACGCTCGCCTTTCTGCGGCTGGCCGAGAACCCCCGCGACATCGTCTCGGGACATCGTATGCTCGTGCTCATTCCCGGCATCGGTCAGCGGCGGGCCCGGCAGTTGATGGAGACGCTCGCCGAGAAACGATTCGACTTCCGCGCGTGGAAAGAGGTCAACCCACCCAAGGCGGCGAAGACCGACTGGCCGCTGTTTGTCGCCCTGATGATCGGTCTGACGCAGCCGGAGTCCCGCCGGGGGAACCTGGGCGATCAGATTGGCCGTGTCCGCCGGTTCTACGCGCCGCTGCTGGAACGCAAGTACGACAATGCCCGCAGCCGCCTCAAGGATCTCGAACAGCTGGAGATCGTGGCCGGCCGGTTCAAGGACCGGTCGCAGTTCATCACCGAGATGTCGCTGGATCCCCCGTCGTCGACGCAGGACCTGGCGGAGGATCCGCACTTGGATGAGGATTACCTGATCCTCAGCACGATCCATTCGGCCAAGGGGCTCGAGTGGGACACCGTTTACGTCATCCACGCAGCGGATGGCAACATTCCCTCCGACATGTCGACCGACAGCCCTGAACAGATCGAGGAAGAGCGGCGGCTGTTTTACGTCGCACTCACGCGGGCGAAGGACTGGCTTTACGTGACGGTGCCGCAGCGGTATTACTTCCACGGGCGATACCGTGGTGATGCCCACAGCTATGCCCAGCCGACGCGCTTCCTGACGAAGGACGCGACCGCCTGTTTCGAGCAGACGACTGCCGGTGTTCGGTCAGAAGAAGACGAGGGGGATGATGCAGCGACGGGGCTGGACTCCTCCGACATCCGGCAGGGAATCAAGGATATCTGGTCGTGA
- a CDS encoding SRPBCC family protein: protein MSTVSVSREIAAPPEEVFRVFSDLPHAAERIEGIKRIEVLSDVPPGVGFRWRETREMFGREHSEEMEMTGFDPPHGYLVEAESCGCHYFSEFTFTAVDSGTRATMSFRGEPISLMAKLMMPISRLFSGTVVRMIGKDLDDLKRAIESPAASPSATPAET from the coding sequence ATGTCCACCGTCAGCGTGTCCCGCGAAATCGCCGCGCCCCCAGAAGAAGTGTTCCGCGTCTTCTCCGATCTCCCGCATGCTGCAGAGAGGATCGAAGGGATCAAACGGATCGAGGTGCTTTCCGACGTACCACCTGGCGTTGGCTTCCGCTGGCGGGAAACTCGCGAGATGTTCGGCCGCGAGCATTCCGAAGAAATGGAGATGACCGGCTTCGATCCGCCGCACGGCTACCTGGTCGAAGCCGAGTCCTGCGGCTGCCATTACTTCAGCGAGTTCACCTTCACTGCGGTGGACTCGGGAACCCGGGCGACGATGTCCTTTCGCGGGGAACCGATCTCGCTGATGGCAAAGCTGATGATGCCGATCAGCCGACTTTTCTCCGGCACAGTCGTTCGGATGATCGGGAAGGACCTGGATGATCTGAAGCGGGCGATCGAATCACCGGCCGCGTCCCCTTCCGCGACTCCCGCGGAGACCTGA